A region from the Arthrobacter roseus genome encodes:
- the topA gene encoding type I DNA topoisomerase encodes MPTKASVKTGKKLVIVESPAKGKTIAGYLGEGFEVTASMGHIRDLPQPSDLPAELKKSSVGKFAVDLDKDFEPYYVVSPDKKKKVAELKALLKDADELYLATDGDREGEAIAWHLLQVLKPKVPVHRLTFPEITREAIQRALLEMRDVDMPMVDAQETRRILDRLYGYEISPVLWRKVASGLSAGRVQSVATRLVVERERERMAFRTASYWDLTAELAPVDTSPGDAFKARLATLDGAKVATGKDFTDRGELKNQKVAHLDEEAAKALATALEKADFAVRSLDTKPYTRRPAAPFTTSTLQQEAARKLRFSSRTTMQVAQRLYENGYITYMRTDSSALSDQAINAARRQASELYGPEYVPDARRVYKGKAKNAQEAHEAVRPAGDSFRTPAQVAKSLTGQEFKLYELIWKRTVASQMADAKGSTASLRVGATAAYADGTTRDAEFTASGTVITFRGFMAAYEEGTDAARSEEDNAGRLPNVKAKDALTAESIDAAGHETSPPPRFTEASLVKMLEELGIGRPSTYAATISTIMDRGYVRARGQAMVPSWIAFSVVRLLEEHFTNYVDYDFTAELEEDLDRISRGEAGRVDWLNHFYYGDGTTPGLHTIVNNLGEIDARQVNSIEIAEGIVLRVGKFGPYLEKPVPADAEEGTQPERANVPEDLAPDELTAEKAIELMNSSGPEQHELGQDPDTGHTIVAKTGRYGDYVTEVIAQPTEEELAKQPVEYYKNGKPKPPKKPAKVRPRSGSLFKTMSVETVTLEEALKLLNLPRVLGSDAEGIEITVQNGRFGPYLKKGSDSRSIGSEEEIFTITLAQALEIYSQPKQRGGRTAAPPLAELGDDPTTEKTIVVKDGRFGPYITDGITNITVPGSMAIEELTREQAIDLLAEKRAKGPAKKPARKAPARKKVTAKK; translated from the coding sequence GTGCCCACCAAGGCCTCCGTAAAGACGGGGAAAAAGTTAGTCATCGTCGAGTCGCCGGCTAAGGGGAAGACCATCGCCGGGTATCTTGGCGAGGGCTTCGAGGTGACCGCTTCGATGGGACACATCCGGGACCTGCCGCAACCTTCGGACCTTCCTGCGGAGTTGAAAAAGAGCTCGGTCGGTAAGTTTGCCGTGGATCTGGACAAGGATTTTGAGCCCTACTATGTGGTGTCCCCGGACAAGAAGAAGAAGGTCGCCGAGCTCAAGGCGCTCCTCAAGGATGCCGACGAACTCTATCTGGCAACTGACGGTGACCGTGAAGGAGAAGCGATTGCGTGGCACCTGTTGCAGGTGCTCAAGCCCAAGGTGCCGGTTCACCGCCTGACCTTCCCCGAAATCACTCGCGAAGCCATTCAGCGTGCGCTGTTGGAAATGCGCGACGTCGATATGCCTATGGTGGACGCTCAAGAGACGCGTCGCATTCTGGACCGCCTCTACGGCTACGAGATCTCCCCTGTGCTGTGGCGGAAAGTGGCCAGTGGTCTCTCTGCTGGCCGCGTGCAGTCCGTCGCGACTCGCCTCGTCGTGGAACGTGAGCGCGAACGCATGGCGTTCCGGACGGCGTCGTACTGGGACCTGACTGCAGAGCTGGCACCAGTGGACACTTCCCCGGGGGACGCCTTCAAAGCCCGCTTGGCCACGCTCGACGGCGCCAAGGTCGCTACGGGCAAAGACTTCACCGACCGCGGTGAACTGAAGAACCAGAAGGTAGCCCATCTCGATGAGGAGGCAGCCAAAGCGCTGGCCACCGCTCTGGAGAAGGCTGATTTTGCGGTCCGTTCGCTGGACACCAAACCGTATACACGTCGGCCAGCGGCACCGTTCACCACGTCGACGCTTCAGCAGGAGGCGGCCAGGAAGCTGCGCTTCAGCTCGAGAACCACCATGCAGGTTGCGCAGCGGCTGTATGAAAACGGTTACATCACCTATATGCGTACGGACTCCTCGGCGCTGTCAGACCAGGCGATCAACGCCGCACGGCGTCAGGCCTCGGAACTGTACGGTCCCGAATACGTGCCCGATGCCCGTCGCGTTTACAAGGGCAAAGCCAAGAACGCCCAGGAAGCGCACGAGGCCGTCCGCCCCGCAGGTGACTCCTTCCGCACCCCTGCACAGGTTGCGAAGTCACTCACGGGTCAGGAATTCAAGCTTTACGAGCTGATCTGGAAGCGCACGGTGGCCTCGCAGATGGCTGATGCCAAGGGCTCGACGGCGTCGCTGCGGGTGGGTGCAACGGCAGCCTATGCGGATGGCACCACGCGCGACGCCGAGTTCACAGCTTCCGGGACGGTCATCACCTTTCGCGGCTTCATGGCCGCGTATGAAGAGGGCACCGACGCTGCACGCAGCGAAGAGGACAACGCGGGCCGGCTGCCGAACGTCAAGGCCAAGGATGCGCTGACCGCTGAATCCATTGATGCTGCCGGGCACGAGACATCGCCTCCGCCACGCTTTACCGAGGCGTCATTGGTGAAGATGCTGGAAGAACTAGGCATCGGGCGTCCCTCAACCTACGCCGCAACTATTTCGACGATCATGGACCGCGGCTACGTCCGGGCCCGTGGTCAGGCGATGGTGCCGAGCTGGATCGCGTTTTCCGTTGTACGCCTTCTTGAGGAACACTTCACGAACTACGTGGACTATGATTTCACCGCTGAGTTGGAAGAAGACCTAGACCGTATATCGCGTGGCGAAGCAGGCCGCGTGGATTGGCTGAATCACTTCTACTATGGCGATGGCACCACCCCCGGGCTGCACACCATAGTCAATAATCTGGGCGAGATCGACGCCCGTCAGGTCAACTCGATCGAGATCGCGGAGGGCATTGTTCTCCGAGTAGGCAAATTTGGTCCGTATCTGGAGAAGCCGGTCCCCGCAGATGCGGAGGAAGGTACTCAGCCTGAACGGGCCAACGTGCCAGAAGACCTCGCACCGGATGAGCTGACAGCGGAGAAGGCGATCGAGCTCATGAACTCCTCGGGTCCGGAGCAGCACGAGCTGGGCCAGGATCCGGACACGGGCCACACCATTGTGGCCAAGACCGGGCGGTACGGAGACTACGTCACAGAAGTCATCGCGCAGCCAACCGAGGAAGAGCTGGCCAAGCAGCCGGTGGAGTATTACAAGAACGGGAAGCCAAAACCACCCAAGAAGCCGGCTAAGGTCCGTCCGCGTTCGGGATCACTTTTCAAGACCATGTCAGTGGAAACCGTCACTCTTGAAGAGGCCCTGAAGCTGTTGAATTTGCCGCGGGTACTGGGATCCGATGCAGAAGGCATCGAGATCACGGTGCAGAACGGCCGGTTTGGCCCCTATCTGAAGAAGGGCAGCGACTCTCGCTCAATCGGTTCAGAAGAGGAAATCTTTACGATCACGCTGGCACAGGCTCTGGAGATTTACTCTCAGCCCAAACAGCGCGGTGGACGCACCGCAGCTCCGCCATTGGCTGAGCTGGGAGATGACCCCACAACGGAAAAGACCATCGTGGTCAAAGACGGCCGGTTTGGTCCGTACATCACCGATGGAATCACCAACATCACGGTGCCCGGTTCGATGGCGATCGAGGAGCTGACCCGGGAACAGGCCATTGATCTTCTGGCTGAGAAAAGAGCTAAGGGCCCGGCGAAGAAACCGGCACGAAAAGCTCCGGCCCGCAAAAAAGTGACAGCGAAAAAGTAG
- a CDS encoding potassium channel family protein: MADKTTAGNRPRHNAPVLVIGLGRFGAATAEQLVKQGREVLAIERDPHLVQKWAGTLTHVVEADATDIEALRQLGAQEFSAAVLGVGTSIESSVLITVNLVDLGIEHLWVKAITPAHGKILKRIGANHIIYPEADAGQRAAHLVGGRMLDFIEFDDGFAIVKMYPPKETQGFTLGESGVRSKYGVTVVGVKTPGEDFTYARPETKVTSRDMLIVSGHVDLLERFAARP; the protein is encoded by the coding sequence TTGGCTGACAAAACGACGGCGGGCAACCGTCCAAGACACAATGCACCGGTCCTCGTTATTGGCCTCGGCCGATTCGGCGCGGCCACAGCGGAGCAACTCGTCAAGCAGGGGCGGGAGGTTCTCGCGATTGAACGAGATCCGCACCTCGTGCAGAAATGGGCCGGCACACTGACCCATGTTGTCGAGGCAGACGCAACCGACATCGAAGCCCTCCGGCAGCTTGGCGCCCAGGAGTTCAGTGCCGCAGTCCTCGGCGTCGGCACATCCATCGAATCGTCTGTCCTCATCACGGTGAACCTTGTGGATCTGGGAATCGAACATCTCTGGGTCAAGGCCATTACGCCCGCCCACGGCAAGATTCTGAAACGGATCGGAGCCAACCACATCATCTATCCGGAGGCCGACGCCGGCCAGCGAGCGGCTCACCTGGTGGGTGGTCGCATGCTGGATTTCATTGAATTCGACGACGGTTTCGCGATCGTGAAGATGTATCCGCCGAAGGAGACTCAGGGGTTCACTCTCGGCGAGTCAGGGGTGCGGTCCAAATACGGCGTGACCGTGGTGGGCGTCAAGACCCCCGGTGAGGACTTCACGTACGCCAGACCTGAAACGAAGGTCACGAGCCGCGACATGCTCATCGTCTCGGGACATGTGGATCTGCTGGAGAGGTTCGCGGCCCGCCCGTAG
- a CDS encoding TrkH family potassium uptake protein: protein MARNQPSWRQDEPRGYQSILRTVRDFVDRVANSSPARLALFIFGAVICVFTALLSLPIASRDGEVTPLHDALFTAASAVCVTGLTVVSTATHWSFFGQLIILIGIFVGGLGTLTLASLLALMVSKRLGVRGKLIAQSAMNNAGRLGEVGALLRIVITTSVVIELVLALMMIPRFYILGESFWMSVWHGIFYSISAFNNAGFTPHSDGLVPYETDLWILTPLMLGVFLGSLGFPVMMVLLQHGMRVKNWTLHTKLTINVSFILLFAGTFAWAAMEWNNEKTVAGMNIGDKIVHSLFASVMMRSGGFNLVDQSDMSSTTMLLTDALMFAGGGSASTAGGIKVTTIAVMFLAIVAEARGNTDIQAYGRTIPQGAIRVAISVLVLGATLVMVASGLLLWISGANLDRVVFEVISAFATVGLSTNLSAEVPPSGKYVLATLMFAGRVGTVTLAAALALRQRRQLYHYPEERPIIG from the coding sequence ATGGCTAGGAACCAGCCGTCATGGCGGCAGGACGAACCACGCGGTTACCAAAGCATCCTCAGAACCGTCCGCGACTTCGTCGACCGCGTGGCCAATAGCTCCCCCGCGCGGCTGGCACTTTTTATCTTCGGCGCGGTCATCTGCGTGTTCACAGCGTTACTCAGCCTCCCCATTGCTTCCCGGGACGGGGAGGTAACACCGCTCCACGACGCGCTGTTCACCGCTGCTTCCGCGGTCTGCGTCACGGGACTGACTGTCGTTTCCACAGCCACCCATTGGTCCTTCTTCGGCCAGCTCATCATTCTCATCGGCATCTTCGTTGGCGGCCTCGGCACACTCACCCTCGCCTCGCTACTGGCCCTCATGGTCAGCAAGCGTCTCGGCGTCCGCGGGAAGCTCATTGCACAGTCCGCCATGAATAACGCAGGACGCCTCGGTGAGGTGGGCGCTCTACTGCGTATCGTCATCACGACGTCGGTCGTCATCGAATTAGTCCTTGCCCTCATGATGATCCCCCGCTTCTACATCCTCGGCGAATCATTCTGGATGTCCGTCTGGCACGGAATTTTCTACTCCATCTCCGCCTTCAACAACGCCGGATTCACGCCCCACTCAGATGGCCTGGTCCCCTACGAAACCGACCTGTGGATCCTCACGCCTCTGATGCTCGGCGTATTCCTGGGCAGCCTCGGATTCCCCGTCATGATGGTCCTCCTGCAACACGGCATGCGGGTGAAGAACTGGACCCTCCACACCAAACTCACCATCAACGTCTCTTTTATACTCCTCTTCGCTGGTACCTTCGCGTGGGCCGCCATGGAGTGGAACAATGAAAAGACAGTCGCCGGAATGAACATCGGCGACAAGATCGTGCACTCGCTCTTCGCGTCGGTGATGATGCGATCAGGTGGTTTCAACCTCGTGGACCAGAGCGATATGAGCTCTACGACCATGCTCCTCACCGATGCGCTCATGTTTGCTGGCGGCGGTTCCGCGTCGACGGCCGGCGGTATCAAGGTCACCACCATCGCCGTTATGTTCCTAGCCATCGTTGCCGAGGCACGCGGCAACACGGACATCCAAGCCTACGGGCGGACCATTCCGCAGGGAGCGATTCGTGTAGCGATCTCTGTCCTCGTGCTCGGAGCTACTCTCGTCATGGTCGCGTCCGGGCTACTTCTGTGGATCTCCGGGGCCAACCTGGACCGTGTAGTCTTCGAAGTCATCTCTGCCTTTGCCACCGTAGGCTTGAGTACAAATCTCAGCGCCGAAGTGCCGCCGTCGGGCAAATACGTCCTCGCTACGCTCATGTTCGCAGGACGCGTGGGAACCGTAACTCTTGCTGCGGCGTTGGCACTACGCCAACGCCGCCAGTTGTACCACTACCCGGAAGAGAGGCCGATCATTGGCTGA
- a CDS encoding DUF1990 family protein, with amino-acid sequence MTSPELCEWVPRDNRYRHSEVSVVRGYGDAVWARAARDVLRWKVKTDSGFTVNSTGPVRGGEHLVVTARVFGMTIIEPVEVVTVVEEPDRVGFSYRTLPGHPVCGEEAFIVHRHGDEVWLSIRSLTRAASGQPWRALYPFLRVAQRIVRRRYLRALL; translated from the coding sequence ATGACGAGTCCAGAGCTCTGCGAATGGGTTCCACGTGATAACAGATACCGCCATTCGGAGGTATCTGTGGTGCGCGGATACGGCGACGCTGTGTGGGCGCGCGCCGCGCGGGACGTGCTCCGCTGGAAGGTGAAGACCGACAGCGGATTTACCGTGAACTCGACAGGTCCTGTCAGGGGAGGCGAGCACTTGGTCGTCACAGCGCGTGTGTTCGGTATGACCATCATTGAGCCCGTGGAAGTCGTAACCGTCGTCGAGGAGCCTGACCGAGTCGGATTCTCCTACCGCACCCTGCCAGGGCATCCGGTGTGCGGCGAGGAGGCGTTTATTGTCCATCGCCACGGCGATGAGGTCTGGCTGAGCATTCGCTCACTCACACGGGCGGCATCAGGACAACCATGGCGAGCGCTCTACCCATTCCTTCGCGTTGCGCAGCGAATCGTTCGTAGGCGATACCTGCGCGCCCTGCTCTAA
- a CDS encoding sugar phosphate isomerase/epimerase family protein: MAAAKSHSIPVALSSASVYPLAVHDAFAVASDLGYDGVEVMVTHNRDSQNPTALRHLSERYDQPIMAIHAPTLLLTQQVWGRAWNKITMSAAMAAEVGAEVVVAHPPFRWQSGYAENFADGIRHIENDYGVTIAVENMYPWLVRGRETKAYLPHWNPMHLPYDNITWDFSHAASAGMDSCAEIQNLGGRLSHVHLTDGNANGKDEHLLPGQGSQRCAEALEYLAESNWDGSVVIEVSTRRARGPGEREEWLGKTLEFARKHLGQA; the protein is encoded by the coding sequence ATGGCCGCGGCAAAATCGCACTCTATTCCGGTGGCACTCTCAAGCGCCTCGGTATACCCGCTTGCGGTCCATGATGCTTTCGCTGTGGCCAGCGACCTCGGGTACGACGGCGTCGAAGTGATGGTCACGCACAACCGCGACAGCCAGAATCCCACAGCCCTACGGCATTTGAGTGAACGGTACGACCAGCCGATCATGGCCATCCACGCGCCCACTCTGTTGCTGACACAACAGGTCTGGGGTAGGGCGTGGAACAAGATCACCATGTCCGCAGCCATGGCCGCGGAGGTAGGCGCGGAAGTTGTTGTGGCACATCCACCGTTCCGTTGGCAGAGTGGCTACGCAGAGAACTTTGCCGACGGTATACGGCACATTGAGAACGACTACGGTGTCACCATCGCGGTTGAGAACATGTATCCGTGGTTGGTCCGCGGACGCGAAACAAAGGCTTATCTGCCGCACTGGAACCCGATGCACTTGCCGTACGACAACATCACGTGGGACTTCTCCCACGCAGCCAGCGCTGGTATGGACTCCTGCGCCGAAATTCAGAACCTCGGTGGCCGTCTGAGTCACGTCCACCTCACCGACGGCAACGCGAACGGCAAGGACGAGCATCTTCTCCCCGGACAGGGCTCGCAGCGTTGCGCCGAGGCTCTCGAGTACCTGGCCGAGTCCAATTGGGACGGGTCCGTTGTTATCGAAGTAAGCACCCGGCGTGCCAGAGGACCCGGCGAACGCGAGGAATGGCTGGGCAAGACTCTTGAGTTCGCGCGAAAGCACCTGGGCCAGGCCTAG
- a CDS encoding Ppx/GppA family phosphatase, protein MRLGVLDIGSNTVHLLLVDAHPGARPVPFATHKRPLSLVAFLDDEGNIEPRGVAELESFVAEAREFALRHHAEDLLAFCTSAIREAANGAEVLAQVRENTGISLRELTGPQEAAMTYLAVRRWYGWGAGSILDLDIGGGSFELAMGMDEIPSVATSIPLGAGRLTRDWLEGDPPTAKSIKALRKYIKKTMNDVAGEFLSLGKPDLVAGSSKTFRSLARLAGSAPSGSGPFVRRTLRRDDLELWTTRLAALTVDDTSHLDGVSQLRAPQLLAGALVARRAMKVMKVKKIEICPWALREGLILRRFDTLMYESSEPILMASGGFPELTAGTQSLAAHEGRSS, encoded by the coding sequence ATGCGTCTAGGCGTTCTTGATATTGGTTCGAATACCGTTCACCTACTTCTCGTGGATGCGCACCCGGGGGCACGTCCAGTGCCGTTCGCAACGCACAAGCGTCCCCTGAGTCTCGTTGCTTTTCTCGACGATGAAGGCAATATCGAGCCGCGTGGAGTGGCCGAGCTGGAATCGTTCGTGGCTGAGGCGCGGGAGTTTGCCCTCCGCCACCATGCCGAGGACTTACTCGCGTTCTGTACGTCCGCCATTCGGGAGGCAGCCAACGGGGCTGAGGTTCTGGCTCAGGTGCGGGAGAACACCGGGATCAGCCTCCGCGAGCTCACCGGCCCCCAGGAAGCGGCCATGACTTACCTCGCCGTCCGTCGGTGGTACGGCTGGGGCGCAGGCAGCATACTGGACCTCGATATTGGGGGCGGCTCTTTTGAGCTCGCTATGGGAATGGACGAGATACCGTCCGTGGCTACATCGATTCCGCTCGGTGCTGGACGGCTGACCCGAGACTGGCTGGAGGGGGATCCACCCACAGCCAAAAGTATCAAGGCACTGCGCAAGTACATCAAAAAGACCATGAACGATGTCGCTGGAGAGTTCTTGTCGCTGGGCAAACCAGACCTCGTGGCCGGTTCGTCCAAAACGTTCAGATCGTTGGCCAGATTGGCTGGGTCGGCGCCGTCGGGCTCTGGACCATTTGTCCGACGCACCCTTCGACGTGATGACCTTGAACTGTGGACCACGCGCCTGGCAGCCCTGACGGTCGATGACACGTCACATCTGGACGGCGTCTCTCAACTGAGGGCGCCGCAGCTGCTCGCCGGAGCTCTTGTTGCCCGGCGGGCCATGAAAGTCATGAAGGTCAAGAAGATTGAAATCTGTCCGTGGGCACTTCGCGAGGGCCTGATCCTGCGACGATTCGATACGCTGATGTACGAATCATCCGAACCGATACTGATGGCCAGCGGAGGTTTTCCGGAGCTGACCGCCGGAACCCAGTCGCTTGCTGCACACGAGGGAAGGTCTAGCTAA
- the proC gene encoding pyrroline-5-carboxylate reductase: protein MSTGHENADVNTKITFLGCGSMNEAILGGILAGGLPAAQLTATVRRPERAEELRNQHGITVLSNNEDANANRTAVAGAGVVILGVKPVGIVDLCRDIADSLSQDTVVLSVAAAVSLELLEGSLNEGQPVVRTMPNTPSRVGRGVVSVSAGSACSREQLDRAIEALKPTGTVVEIPEEQVDALSAVSGSGPAYAFYLAEHMANAGIALGLDDELARTIARETVAGAGFMLAEDGVDAATLRRKVTSPNGTTEQAIKTFDAKGMPGIIEAGARNAAARAAEITAELKAKG, encoded by the coding sequence ATGAGCACTGGACACGAAAACGCTGATGTAAACACCAAAATCACTTTCCTGGGCTGCGGCTCAATGAACGAAGCCATTCTCGGCGGAATCCTCGCCGGCGGCCTGCCCGCCGCGCAGTTGACGGCCACAGTGCGTCGTCCTGAACGCGCAGAGGAACTGCGGAACCAACACGGAATTACCGTTCTATCGAACAATGAGGACGCAAACGCCAACCGCACAGCGGTGGCTGGGGCCGGCGTCGTCATCCTCGGTGTGAAGCCGGTCGGCATCGTTGATCTGTGCCGCGACATTGCGGACTCGCTCTCTCAAGACACGGTGGTTCTCAGCGTGGCCGCCGCAGTATCGCTGGAACTGCTGGAAGGCTCCCTCAACGAAGGACAGCCGGTAGTCCGTACCATGCCTAACACGCCGTCGCGCGTGGGCCGCGGCGTCGTCTCCGTTTCTGCTGGCTCGGCCTGCAGCCGTGAGCAGCTGGACCGTGCCATTGAAGCGCTGAAGCCCACGGGCACGGTCGTGGAGATCCCAGAGGAACAGGTCGATGCCCTTTCCGCGGTGAGTGGTTCAGGTCCGGCGTACGCGTTCTACCTCGCTGAGCACATGGCCAACGCAGGCATCGCCTTGGGGCTCGACGACGAACTAGCACGGACCATCGCTCGGGAGACGGTGGCTGGTGCAGGCTTTATGCTCGCCGAGGACGGTGTTGACGCGGCCACCCTGCGTCGAAAGGTTACAAGCCCCAACGGCACCACCGAGCAGGCCATCAAAACGTTCGATGCCAAGGGAATGCCAGGCATTATTGAAGCCGGAGCCCGCAACGCAGCGGCGCGGGCGGCGGAGATCACCGCAGAGCTGAAGGCCAAGGGTTAA
- a CDS encoding DUF7059 domain-containing protein, giving the protein MNSFTEDVPDAPNSASAQLLAALATDLQLVDFTVDGVASMLGEEASQALDREQPIPAKLRCRVLIGGSGAEAVLAVVVLLWLLGDTVTEEDLANAFKNLTVDTLLELRLVERSDDGLRAAVDLRPYSSDADGDLWVASDLGFRQRAGVLRHDHVLGIGQASLTLAQVTMRTPVQTALDLGTGCGIQTFHLLSHVRHVTATDISSRALAFTRFNLLLNAHALNIDPTNTEDRVTLLQGNLLDAVAGQTFDLVVSNPPFVITPRSSGESADSQYTYRDGGLPGDQIVASLLQKLPDLLNPGGSAQMLGNWEISENTSWEERVASWVPDAVDAWVIQREAVSPSHYAETWLRDAAENREPAAYEAAFAAYLEDFASRNVSSIGFGMVWLRNPAVGKRTLNRFEDITHDVEQPLGAHLQAAVERSDWLTLNSSDLESQHLQVADDVTEERHQRPGAEHPGVILLRQGAGLRRTNLMSTELTGFVSASDGELAVGQIIGALAALLDRDDAAFRSGLSEEVRNLVRDGFLTPVP; this is encoded by the coding sequence ATGAATTCCTTCACCGAAGATGTTCCGGACGCACCCAACAGCGCCAGTGCCCAACTACTTGCCGCGCTCGCGACTGACCTCCAGCTCGTGGATTTCACGGTCGACGGCGTCGCCTCCATGCTGGGCGAGGAAGCATCTCAGGCGCTTGACCGGGAACAACCCATCCCCGCGAAACTGCGCTGCCGGGTCCTCATCGGTGGCAGCGGCGCTGAGGCCGTGCTCGCCGTCGTCGTACTTCTGTGGCTGCTGGGCGATACGGTCACGGAAGAAGACCTCGCGAACGCTTTCAAAAACCTCACCGTGGATACCCTGCTGGAGTTGCGTCTTGTGGAACGGTCCGACGACGGCCTTCGCGCTGCCGTCGACCTCCGTCCGTATTCCTCCGACGCCGATGGCGACCTGTGGGTTGCCAGCGACCTCGGTTTCCGCCAGCGCGCCGGCGTCCTGCGCCATGACCATGTGCTCGGCATCGGGCAGGCGTCGCTGACACTGGCGCAGGTCACGATGCGGACCCCGGTCCAGACGGCGCTGGATCTCGGTACCGGTTGCGGCATCCAGACCTTCCATCTGCTGTCCCACGTACGGCACGTCACAGCAACGGATATCTCGTCGCGCGCGCTCGCCTTCACGCGTTTCAACCTGTTGCTGAACGCGCACGCGCTGAATATAGACCCGACGAACACCGAGGACAGGGTCACACTGCTGCAGGGAAACCTGCTCGACGCCGTGGCGGGGCAGACTTTCGACCTCGTGGTGTCCAACCCGCCCTTCGTCATCACGCCGCGCAGCTCGGGGGAGAGTGCGGACAGCCAGTACACGTATCGCGACGGCGGCCTTCCCGGTGACCAGATCGTGGCATCACTTCTGCAGAAACTGCCCGATCTGCTCAATCCAGGCGGGTCCGCCCAGATGCTCGGCAACTGGGAAATTTCCGAAAACACGTCGTGGGAAGAGAGGGTAGCGTCCTGGGTGCCGGACGCCGTCGACGCCTGGGTCATCCAACGCGAGGCCGTCTCGCCGTCGCACTATGCCGAAACCTGGCTGCGCGACGCTGCGGAGAACAGGGAGCCCGCAGCCTACGAGGCCGCGTTCGCGGCGTACCTCGAGGATTTTGCCTCCCGCAACGTGTCCTCGATCGGATTCGGCATGGTCTGGCTCCGCAACCCGGCCGTGGGAAAGCGCACACTGAACAGGTTCGAGGACATCACTCACGACGTGGAACAGCCGCTTGGCGCACATCTGCAGGCCGCCGTCGAACGCTCCGACTGGCTCACCCTCAACTCCTCCGATCTGGAAAGCCAGCACCTCCAGGTGGCCGACGACGTCACCGAAGAACGCCACCAGCGGCCCGGCGCCGAACACCCGGGCGTGATCCTGCTGCGTCAGGGCGCAGGGCTGCGCCGCACCAACCTCATGAGCACCGAACTCACCGGGTTCGTCTCGGCGTCCGACGGTGAACTCGCGGTAGGGCAGATTATCGGCGCGCTCGCGGCCCTGCTGGACCGCGACGACGCCGCCTTCCGCAGCGGACTGTCGGAGGAGGTCCGGAACCTGGTGCGCGACGGTTTTTTGACACCCGTGCCCTAA
- a CDS encoding S1C family serine protease, which translates to MPTRLQYAAIVAAGALLLGGCTAGAEEEPTGSLKAPSTAAAENGSSGDKASVTGGVFSTIPDIVAEVQPSVVTIFTDNGLGSGVVYTEDGLILTNAHVVGEARNVEVAFADGQRIPGTVRATDVITDLALVEVDRDNLPAATFEEKLPRVGELAVVIGSPLGFENTATAGIVSALAREIPGSAAKSQSLVDLIQTDAAISPGNSGGAVVNASGDVIGISEAYIPPAAGAVSLGFAIPAATAVHVAEQLREDGTAEHAFLGLQPATITPQIAGQLGIKQTEGVLVLSVVKGGPADTAGVKPGDVLTQIGDTKLRTAEDLLGELRGINPGDSTMATLVRDGEAMEVDITPSDRPVSQD; encoded by the coding sequence ATGCCAACCAGATTGCAATACGCCGCCATCGTCGCCGCAGGGGCGCTCCTGCTCGGTGGGTGCACCGCGGGCGCCGAGGAAGAGCCGACCGGATCGCTCAAGGCGCCGTCTACTGCGGCTGCCGAGAACGGGTCCTCCGGCGATAAGGCCAGCGTCACCGGAGGCGTGTTCAGCACGATCCCCGACATTGTGGCTGAAGTCCAACCTTCTGTGGTAACCATCTTTACCGACAACGGTCTGGGTAGCGGCGTTGTCTATACGGAAGATGGCCTCATTTTGACGAACGCGCACGTTGTTGGAGAAGCACGCAACGTCGAGGTGGCCTTTGCCGACGGTCAGCGGATTCCAGGAACGGTGCGCGCCACAGACGTCATCACCGACCTCGCACTGGTGGAAGTTGACCGGGACAACCTGCCAGCCGCGACCTTTGAGGAGAAACTCCCACGCGTGGGCGAACTCGCCGTCGTCATCGGTAGCCCACTCGGCTTTGAAAATACGGCAACGGCCGGCATCGTCTCCGCCCTCGCCCGCGAGATTCCTGGATCAGCAGCTAAGAGCCAGTCGCTCGTGGACCTGATTCAGACAGATGCTGCGATCAGCCCGGGCAACTCGGGCGGCGCCGTCGTGAATGCTTCCGGAGACGTGATCGGTATCAGCGAGGCCTACATTCCGCCAGCAGCTGGGGCCGTCTCTCTCGGATTCGCTATTCCAGCCGCAACCGCAGTCCACGTAGCGGAGCAACTGCGCGAAGACGGCACGGCCGAGCACGCGTTCCTGGGCCTGCAGCCGGCCACCATCACCCCGCAGATAGCCGGACAGCTGGGCATTAAACAAACGGAAGGTGTGCTGGTGTTGTCCGTCGTTAAGGGCGGACCGGCCGATACTGCAGGAGTAAAACCCGGAGACGTCCTGACCCAGATCGGCGACACCAAACTACGCACTGCCGAGGATCTTCTTGGTGAACTCCGCGGCATCAATCCGGGCGACAGCACGATGGCGACACTGGTCCGGGATGGGGAGGCCATGGAAGTTGACATCACCCCTTCCGACCGTCCCGTGAGCCAGGATTAG